A stretch of the Diorhabda sublineata isolate icDioSubl1.1 chromosome 11, icDioSubl1.1, whole genome shotgun sequence genome encodes the following:
- the LOC130450267 gene encoding ATP-dependent DNA helicase pif1-like, translating to MKVTNDETGGIYFLDAPGGTGKTFLISLILATIRSQNKIALALASSGIAATLLEGGRTAHSALKLPLNMQSNKTPTCNVSKNSAMAKVLQQCKLIVWDECTMAHKKSLEALDRTLKDLRSNNNRFGGAMILLAGDFRQTLPVIPRSTPADELNACLKSSNLWKHVKVLHLSKNMRVELQNAQSGNIFSKQLIDIGNGKLPIDMLTGCINFPQSFCHLTQSKDELIQKVFPDVSQNYRNHDWLSERAILAAKNIDVNELNFKIQEQITGELRIYKSVDSATNQDDVVNYPPEFINSLDLPGLPPHNLQLKVGSVVIML from the coding sequence ATGAaagtaacaaatgatgaaaCTGGAGGGATTTACTTCTTAGATGCACCTGGTGGTACaggaaaaacttttttgatttcattaataTTAGCAACAATTCgctcacaaaataaaattgcaCTTGCACTCGCTTCGTCGGGAATCGCAGCAACTTTGCTTGAAGGTGGTCGAACAGCCCATTCAGCACTAAAATTGCCATTAAATATGCAAAGCAATAAAACTCCAACCTGTAACGTTTCGAAGAACTCTGCAATGGCAAAGGTTTTGCAGCAATGTAAATTGATTGTTTGGGATGAATGCACGATGGCACATAAAAAATCTTTGGAGGCTTTAGACAGAACCTTAAAAGATCTACGGAGCAATAATAACCGATTTGGTGGTGCAATGATTTTATTAGCAGGAGATTTTCGTCAAACATTGCCAGTGATTCCACGATCAACGCCAGCTGATGAACTCAATGCATGTCTAAAGTCCTCCAATTTGTGGAAACATGTCAAAGTACTTCATTTAAGCAAGAATATGCGTGTCGAGTTGCAAAATGCCCAATCTGGAAACATATTCTCTAAACAACTCATTGACATTGGTAATGGCAAATTACCTATAGACATGTTGACTGGCTGCATTAACTTTCCTCAAAGTTTTTGTCACTTAACTCAATCAAAAGATGAACTTATTCAGAAGGTGTTTCCAGATGTTTCTCAAAATTACAGAAACCATGATTGGTTGAGCGAACGAGCTATACTGGCTGCAAAAAACATAGatgtaaatgaattaaatttcaaaattcaagaaCAAATTACAGGCGAATTGAGGATATATAAATCAGTTGATTCGGCTACTAATCAAGATGATGTAGTCAACTATCCACCGGAATTTATAAACTCGCTGGATTTGCCAGGATTGCCACCTCACAATCTTCAATTAAAGGTCGGATCGGTGGTTATAATGTTGTGA